The Megalops cyprinoides isolate fMegCyp1 chromosome 9, fMegCyp1.pri, whole genome shotgun sequence genome has a window encoding:
- the irs1 gene encoding insulin receptor substrate 1-B: MASPTSDHGCFSDVRKVGYLRKPKSMHKRFFVLRTASVSGPSRLEYYENEKKWRHKSGAPKRSIPLESCFNINKRADSKNKYLVALYTKEEYFAIAADSEQEQDLWYQALVDLHNKGKMHEPAGGNGMGEDSYGDVAPGPAFKEVWQVILKPKGLGQIKNLIGIYRLCLTNKTISFVKLNSDAAAVVLQLMNIRRCGHSENFFFIEVGRSAVTGPGEFWMQVDDSVVAQNMHETILEAMKAMSDEFRPRSKSQSSSNCSTPISVPLRRHHHNNPPPSQVGLGRRSRAESVTATSPAAPGKQAHSFRVRACSDGEGTMSRPASVDGSPGSPSSVRTHCQRHRGGSRLHPPLSHSRSIPMPSSRCSPSAISPVSLSSSSTSGHGSTSDCVYPRRSSASASGSPSDGGFISSDEYGSSPCDFRSSFRSVTPDSLGHTPPAREEELNNYMCMAKPGLVSNGHCSRPHPRCTPPRLEEPELEKSFRKRTHSSGASPPTISHQKTPSQSSTASLEEYAPMMPTYNRASSYRHSAFLPAHSYPEESLDLHLEGGRVGPGDDGYMPMSPGVAPVARKSDDYMPMSPKSVSAPQQILSPRPHCRVDSSGYMMMSPSVSCSPETANYSKVWTNGANPVLSGSSEGKESCGDYINMSPASCSTTSTPPDCYFNPVAEPHKPMHSYYSLPRSFRHTNRKQEQSPLRLPGSSCRLAYGDSSSSSTSSDSLGGQGSGQLAIKPQRGEANGRLMRPTRLSLDGSRASTLPRARESPFPPAPVSPGEYINMEFSDRPFSASLASLLEPVFAEGSSERLTRHSSEYMNMELGAQGGKPNTSAQATACADDGASVAPAVSSAPPCAGAQTCDYVHMQLGAPCCGYPEPQVLLSYSEISSSAETPPCSTLPSQEGALLNDVSGTGCPGLMSGLSAFTRVNSSPNRNQGAKVIRADPQGRRRHSSETFSSATTATVGVAAPSCSEDVKRHSSASFENVWLKPGEPAACGRRETAPGTALRASLNYMDLDLVKDQTLPRGGSSDDPSTYASIRFQKEEDLRKTPAHREE; this comes from the coding sequence atggcaagCCCAACCTCAGATCATGGTTGTTTTTCGGATGTGAGAAAGGTGGGTTATTTAAGGAAACCCAAAAGCATGCACAAGAGATTTTTTGTCCTGCGGACTGCGAGTGTCTCGGGACCCTCGAGACTGGAATATTACGAAAACGAGAAAAAATGGAGACACAAGTCCGGTGCTCCCAAAAGGTCGATTCCATTGGAGAGTTGCTTCAATATTAACAAGAGAGCCGACTCCAAAAACAAGTATTTGGTGGCGCTGTACACCAAGGAGGAGTATTTTGCAATCGCAGCGGACAGTGAGCAGGAGCAAGACCTGTGGTACCAAGCGCTCGTGGACCTGCACAACAAGGGTAAAATGCACGAGCCCGCCGGGGGCAATGGAATGGGGGAGGACAGTTATGGGGACGTTGCACCGGGACCCGCCTTTAAAGAAGTCTGGcaagttattttaaaaccaaaggGACTGggacaaattaaaaatttgaTTGGGATTTACAGATTGTGCCTAACAAATAAAACGATTAGCTTTGTGAAACTGAACTCGGACGCAGCAGCCGTGGTTTTGCAGCTTATGAACATCCGGAGATGTGGTCATTCTGAGAATTTCTTTTTCATCGAAGTGGGGAGATCCGCAGTTACGGGACCCGGAGAGTTCTGGATGCAAGTGGACGATTCTGTTGTCGCACAGAATATGCACGAAACGATTTTGGAGGCCATGAAAGCAATGAGTGATGAGTTTCGCCCAAGGAGTAAAAGTCAGTCTTCCTCCAACTGCTCCACTCCCATATCGGTGCCTCTGAGAAGGCACCACCACAACAACCCACCCCCCAGCCAGGTTGGGCTCGGCAGGAGGTCCCGGGCAGAGAGCGTTACCGCCACCTCTCCAGCTGCCCCAGGGAAGCAAGCTCATTCGTTCAGAGTGAGAGCCTGCAGTGACGGCGAGGGCACCATGTCCAGACCGGCCTCTGTGGACGGCAGCCCGGGCAGCCCTAGCTCCGTGCGGACGCACTGTCAGCGGCACCGGGGCGGCTCCCGGCTCCACCCGCCTCTCAGCCACAGCAGGTCCATCCCCATGCCCTCCTCTCGCTGCTCCCCCTCTGCCATCAGCCCTGTCAgcctctcctccagcagcaccaGCGGGCACGGCTCCACCTCCGACTGCGTCTACCCCCGCCGCTCCAGCGCCTCCGCCTCCGGCTCCCCCAGCGACGGTGGCTTCATCTCTTCCGACGAGTACGGCTCCAGCCCCTGCGACTTCCGGAGCTCCTTCCGCAGCGTCACGCCGGACTCTCTGGGGCACACGCCCCCTGCCAGGGAAGAGGAGCTGAACAACTACATGTGCATGGCCAAGCCCGGCCTGGTGTCCAACGGGCACTGTagccgcccccacccccgctgcACGCCTCCCCGCCTCGAAGAGCCAGAGCTGGAGAAGAGCTTCAGGAAGCGGACACACTCCTCAGGTGCCTCACCCCCAACCATCTCCCACCAGAAGACCCCCTCACAGTCTTCCACTGCGTCGCTAGAGGAGTACGCACCGATGATGCCGACTTACAACAGGGCGTCGTCCTACAGACACTCTGCTTTCCTTCCCGCGCACTCGTACCCCGAGGAGAGCCTTGACCTGCATCTGGAGGGCGGCAGGGTGGGGCCAGGAGACGACGGGTACATGCCCATGTCACCGGGTGTGGCTCCCGTGGCCCGTAAGAGCGACGACTACATGCCCATGAGCCCAAAAAGTGTGTCTGCACCCCAGCAGATCCTCAGCCCGCGCCCACACTGCCGAGTGGACTCCAGTGGGTACATGATGATGTCGCCTAGCGTGAGCTGCTCCCCGGAGACTGCAAACTACAGCAAAGTGTGGACCAACGGGGCCAATCCCGTGCTGTCGGGGAGCAGCGAGGGGAAGGAGTCGTGCGGAGACTACATCAATATGTCTCCTGCGAGCTGCTCTACCACCAGCACTCCACCCGATTGCTACTTCAACCCAGTGGCAGAGCCACACAAACCCATGCACTCTTACTACTCACTACCTCGCTCCTttagacacacaaacaggaagcaggagcaGAGCCCGCTGCGCCTCCCTGGGAGCTCCTGCAGGCTGGCCTATGgggactcctcctcctcctccaccagcagcGACAGCCTGGGAGGGCAGGGAAGCGGGCAGCTGGCTATCAAGCCCCAGAGAGGGGAGGCGAACGGGAGGCTGATGCGGCCAACGCGCCTCTCTCTGGATGGCAGCAGAGCCAGCACGCTTCCGCGGGCACGGGAGAGCCCCTTCCCGCCAGCGCCCGTGAGCCCAGGAGAGTACATCAACATGGAGTTCAGCGACAGGCCATTCTCCGCCAGCCTGGCCTCCCTGCTGGAGCCTGTGTTTGCGGAGGGCAGCTCTGAGAGATTGACGCGGCACTCTTCTGAGTACATGAACATGGAGCTGGGGGCCCAGGGCGGCAAGCCCAACACCTCAGCCCAGGCCACAGCTTGCGCAGATGATGGTGCAAGCGTTGCCCCCGCTGTCTCATCTGCACCTCCCTGTGCAGGAGCACAGACTTGTGACTACGTTCACATGCAGCTTGGAGCCCCATGTTGCGGTTACCCAGAGCCGCAGGTGTTGCTCAGCTACTCTGAGATAAGTAGCTCTGCCGAGACCCCTCCCTGCTCCACATTGCCAAGCCAGGAGGGGGCTCTGCTGAATGACGTCTCGGGCACTGGTTGTCCTGGGCTGATGTCAGGGTTAAGTGCTTTCACCAGGGTCAACTCTAGTCCTAACCGGAATCAGGGTGCCAAAGTGATCCGGGCCGACCCACAGGGCCGCAGGCGGCACAGCTCGGAGACCTTCTCGTCCGCGACCACGGCGACGGTCGGAGTGGCAGCCCCATCCTGCTCGGAGGATGTGAAGCGCCACAGCTCCGCCTCCTTTGAGAACGTGTGGCTGAAGCCTGGTGAGCCGGCCGCTTGTGGCAGGAGAGAGACGGCGCCAGGGACCGCCCTCCGGGCGAGCCTCAACTACATGGATCTGGATCTGGTGAAGGACCAGACCCTGCCAAGGGGAGGGTCCTCTGATGACCCCAGCACCTATGCAAGCATCAGGTTTCAGAAAGAAGAAGACCTGAGGAAGactccagcacacagagaag